The sequence below is a genomic window from Shinella zoogloeoides.
GCCGGGGTTGACGGTGATCGTGTTGCCGGCCTCGGCCTCGACCATGCCGCGCCCGCTCGCCGATACCTGCGCGCCGCGTTCCACGACGCCGATGCCGTAGGTGTCGTGCGTGTGCCGGGCAAAACTATGCCGGCTGTCGGCCATCACGGCCTCGATGCCGTCGATGCCCGTTCTGACGATCTGGAAGCGCCCGGTCGCCACGGTTCAATCCCGCTTCTCGCCGGGCAGCGCCGCGATCTCGCCGAACCAGTCCATGGCGGAATCGCACCAGATCTGGCTCGTCGGTCTGAGGCCGGCGCGCTGGTTGATGCTGCCCCAGCGGATGCCCCAGGTTTCGGCATCCTCGCCGGTGCCGGTGGTGAAGAGCGGCGAGCCGCATTCGGGGCAGAAATATTGCAGGCGCTTGCGACCGTTGTCGGCGGTCTTTGTATAGAGCTTCGGCCGGTTTCCGGTGAGGCGTACGGCTGTGCTCGGCACGCTGGCGGTCACGCGGTAGGGCGAGCCGGTCAGCCGCTGGCAATCCGTGCAATGACAGATGGAGACCGCATCCGGGTCGATCTCGGCCTCATAGGTCACGAAGCCGCAATGGCATTGCCCGTCGATCCGCATGCCTGCCGTCCTCCATCCTGCGATGGATGAGGATAGAGGCTGGCGCCGCGCCGTCAACAGCGGGCGCAGCTGGCTGTTCCGCCGGAAACTGCCAGCTTCGGCCGATGTCGTCATCATGACACACATGGTTTCCGCCCGTTTACATTCGTTAACGCAATTTTTCCCATTTGCGTTGAAAATCCGGGCAGTGCCATGGTTAATGCATTTGATCCAACACCGGTTCGCGCCGGTCCTTTGAAGCGAGAATTGCGTCATGTGCCGTTGGGCAGCCTATCGCGGAGAGCCGCTTTACCTCGAGGAACTGGTGTCCTCGCCCGCTCACTCGCTGATCGAACAATCCCATTGCGCCACCCGCGCCAAGACGGCCACCAACGGCGACGGCTTCGGCATCGCCTGGTATGGCGAGCGGCCGGAGCCCGGCCGCTACCGCGATATCCTGCCCGCCTGGTCCGACTGCAACCTCAGAAGCATCGCCCGGCAGGTCCGTTCGCCGCTCTTCCTCGCCCATGTGCGCGCGGCGACGGGCGGCGGCACGCGGCGCGACAATTGCCACCCCTTCGTCAACGGCATCTGGTCCTTCATGCACAACGGCCAGATCGCCGATTTCGAGCATCTGCGCCGGCCGCTCGAAACCATGCTCGACAACGACCTCTACAATGCCCGCACCGGCTCGACGGATTCGGAACTGCTGTTCCTGCTCGCGCTGCAATTCGGCCTTGCCCGCGATCCGCTCGGCGCCATGGCCGAGACGATCGCCTTCGTCGAGCGTCTTGCCGCGCATCTGGAGCGCCGCGTGCTCGTGCGCTTCACGGCTGCCTTCACCGATGGCGACCAGCTCTATGCGGTGCGCTATGCGACGGATTATGCGGCGCCGACGCTCTATGCCGCGCCGATGGGCGCGACGGGCGGCTACTGCCTCGTCTCCGAGCCGCTGAACGACGACACGGAAGCATGGGTGGAAATCCCTGACGGCAGC
It includes:
- a CDS encoding GFA family protein, which produces MRIDGQCHCGFVTYEAEIDPDAVSICHCTDCQRLTGSPYRVTASVPSTAVRLTGNRPKLYTKTADNGRKRLQYFCPECGSPLFTTGTGEDAETWGIRWGSINQRAGLRPTSQIWCDSAMDWFGEIAALPGEKRD
- a CDS encoding class II glutamine amidotransferase, which produces MCRWAAYRGEPLYLEELVSSPAHSLIEQSHCATRAKTATNGDGFGIAWYGERPEPGRYRDILPAWSDCNLRSIARQVRSPLFLAHVRAATGGGTRRDNCHPFVNGIWSFMHNGQIADFEHLRRPLETMLDNDLYNARTGSTDSELLFLLALQFGLARDPLGAMAETIAFVERLAAHLERRVLVRFTAAFTDGDQLYAVRYATDYAAPTLYAAPMGATGGYCLVSEPLNDDTEAWVEIPDGSAVVLGENGVDVRIFSPAGRPAGTMEARLALVR